A single region of the Labrus bergylta chromosome 10, fLabBer1.1, whole genome shotgun sequence genome encodes:
- the prph2b gene encoding peripherin-2b, with translation MPFMPVKFNSQKRVKLAQGLWLIYWLSVIVGIFIFSLGIFFKIELRKRSEMMDNNESHLVPNLLILVGLLACGINAFGGKVCHDSLDPVKFAKWKPMLKPYLMMCCGFNGLLLLTGLLCFLMQFAVYLTLAEGLKNSIKFYKDTDTPGRCFMKRTLDMTQIEFRCCGNNNFRDWFEVQWISNRYLDMSNDLVKDRVLSNVEQKYLMDSVPFSCCNPGSPRPCIQHHLTNNSAHYDYDHRIEELNIWTRGCREALFSYFSSMMSSIGILVLGTIILESADMAGLKYLTTALETMEDPENPECESEGWLLEKGVKETFGDLLTKMKTLGKGNQVDEGGDAQEAAT, from the exons ATGCCATTCATGCCAGTGAAGTTTAACTCGCAAAAGCGGGTAAAGCTGGCTCAGGGCCTATGGCTGATCTACTGGCTCTCGGTCATTGTGGGGATCTTTATCTTCAGCCTCGGTATCTTTTTTAAGATCGAGCTGCGAAAGAGAAGCGAGATGATGGACAATAATGAGAGCCACTTAGTGCCCAACCTGTTGATCCTGGTTGGTTTGTTGGCCTGTGGGATCAACGCCTTTGGAGGAAAGGTGTGCCACGACTCTCTGGACCCTGTCAAATTTGCAAAATGGAAACCAATGTTGAAGCCATACCTGATGATGTGCTGCGGCTTCAACGGGCTGTTGCTGTTGACTGGGTTGCTCTGCTTCCTCATGCAGTTTGCCGTGTACCTGACACTGGCTGAGGGCCTGAAGAATAGCATCAAGTTCTATAAGGACACAGACACGCCAGGACGCTGCTTCATGAAGAGGACGCTTGACATGACACAGATCGAGTTCCGCTGCTGTGGCAACAACAACTTCAGGGACTGGTTCGAGGTGCAGTGGATCAGTAACCGCTACCTGGACATGAGCAATGATCTGGTCAAAGA TCGCGTCCTCAGTAATGTGGAGCAGAAGTACCTGATGGACAGCGTACCGTTCAGCTGCTGTAATCCTGGTTCCCCACGGCCCTGCATCCAGCATCACCTGACCAATAACTCTGCCCACTATGACTATGACCACCGCATTGAGGAGCTCAACATCTGGACCCGCGGCTGCCGTGAAGCTCTCTTCTCCTACTTCAGCAGTATGATGTCAAGCATTGGAATATTAGTCTTAGGCACCATCATCCTAGAG tctGCAGACATGGCAGGGTTAAAATACCTCACTACAGCTCTGGAGACAATGGAGGACCCAGAGAACcctgagtgtgagagtgagggCTGGCTGCTCGAGAAAGGCGTGAAGGAGACATTCGGCGATCTGCTAACAAAGATGAAGACTCTGGGTAAGGGGAACCAGGTGGATGAGGGAGGAGACGCACAGGAGGCTGCCACCTGA
- the LOC109993256 gene encoding protein NLRC3, with protein MDRREDREDVPTSKRKTIDPMLHGCEPSCLSFTSMDVPLTFKHPDYERLLQQRPDTSEPTGLSVKTSRSKETFKGEPPSAGPLIDPMLHGCEPSCLSFTSMDVPLTFKHPDYERLLQQRPDTSEPTGLSIKTSRSKETFKGEPPSAGPLNDEHSAEAPGGQSAQQHQSHLDSIFMALEDDIVAFVKDELKKIQKVLSSDFSQCLESQRYEEDAAQKSGSRDAVLKITLYFLRKMKQEELADCLQCRYPVQVCAQRRLKSYLKEMFQRVFEGIVKAGNQTFLNQIYTELYITEGGIDEEHEVRLIETAFRKQCKPETTIRQEDIFKPSPGRDVPIRTVMTKGVAGIGKTVLTQKFTLDWAEDKANLDIKFVFPFTFRELNVLKDKKFSLVELVHHFFTETKEAGIWRFEEYKVLFIFDGLDECRLPLDFKNNQTLTDVTDSTSVDVLLTNLIRGKLLPSARLWITTRPAAANQIPPEYIDRVTEVRGFTDPQKEEYFRKKFSDKKQASRTISQIKTSPILNIMCHIPVFCWITATVSEDVFKTRAGGDLPKTLTEMYILFLVVQTKRKNMKFNGGADTDPHWSPESRKMIESLGKLAFEQLQKGNLIFYDSDLTECGIDIRAAPLTSGVFTQIFKEEKGLYQDKVFCFVHLSVQEFLAALHVHLTFINSGVNLLAEGQTTSNNSQMKKHKGAMTQFYQSAVDKASKSQNGHLDLFLRFLVGLSLQTNQTLLQGLLVTTESSSQINQETVEYIKMKISEDLSSEKSINLFHCLNELNDRSLVEEIQQCLRSERLSANELSPAHWSALVFILLSSEKDLDVFDLKKYSASEEALLRLLPVVKVSNKAQLSGCNLSEKSFKALSLVLSCPSCSLRDLDLSNNDLQDSGVKLLSEALKSPQCTLETLRLSGCLITEVGSASLASALSFNPYYLRKLDLSFNHPGESGVKVLSAGLEKPEWRLNTLRLEPGGVQWLTPGLRKYSCELTFDTNTVNGNIELADGNRRGTYVMEDQSYPDHPNRFDKCPQLLCQTGLTERCYWEVEWSGLVYVSVSYRGISRRGDRYDSRFGRNDQSWSLECSEDGYCLWHNNKAIYITSSSSSSSSLLSNRVAVYVDCPAGTLSFYEVSSDKLINLHTSNTTFTEPLYPGFGLGFWPNRFGSSASLCSL; from the exons ATGGATCggagggaggacagagaggatgtcCCCACCTCTAAAAGAAAGAc AATTGATCCGATGCTGCACGGCTGTGAACCCAGTTGTTTGTCCTTTACGTCTATGGATGTTCCTCTTACGTTTAAACATCCTGACTATGAAAg GCTCCTCCAGCAGAGACCAGACACTTCTGAACCCACTGGTCTATCCGTTAAAACCAGCCGATCAAAGGAAACGTTTAAAGGAGAACCTCCATCTGCTGGTCCGCT AATTGATCCGATGCTGCACGGCTGTGAACCCAGTTGTTTGTCCTTTACGTCAATGGATGTTCCTCTTACGTTTAAACATCCTGACTATGAAAg GCTCCTCCAGCAGAGACCAGACACTTCTGAACCCACTGGTCTGTCCATTAAAACCAGCCGATCAAAGGAAACGTTTAAAGGAGAACCTCCATCTGCTGGTCCGCT AAACGATGAGCATAGCGCAGAAGCTCCTGGAGGTCAGTCTGCGCAGCAGCATCAATCACACCTCGACTCCATATTCATG GCCCTGGAGGATGATATTGTCGCTTTTGTAAAGGACGAGCTGAAGAAGATCCAAAAGGTCCTGAGTTCAGACTTCTCACAGTGCTTAGAGAGCCAGAGGTATGAGGAGGATGCAGCACAGAAGAGCGGCAGCAGAGATGCCGTTCTAAAGATCACATTGTACTTCCTGAgaaaaatgaagcaggaggagctggctgactgtctgcagtgCA GGTATCCTGTTCAAGTTTGCGCACAGCGTAGACTGAAATCTTACCTGAAGGAGATGTTCCAGCGTGTTTTTGAGGGGATCGTTAAAGCAGGAAACCAAACCTTTCTaaaccagatctacacagagctctacatcacagagggggGGATTGATGAAGAACATGAGGTCAGACTGATTGAAACAGCATTCAGAAAGCAATGCAAACCAGAAACAACAAtaagacaagaagacatctttaaaccCTCCCCTGGAAGAGATGTGCCAATCAgaacagtgatgacaaagggagtggctggcatcgggaaaacagtcttaacccagaagttcactctggactgggctgaagataAAGCCAACCTGGACATAAAGTTTGtgtttccattcactttcagagagctgaatgtgctgaaagacaaaaagttcagcttggttgaacttgttcatcacttctttactgaaaccaaagaagcaggaatctggaGGTTTGAAGAATACAAGGTTTtattcatctttgacggtctggatgagtgtcgacttcctctggactttaaaaacaaccagaccctgactgatgtcacagattCCAcgtcagtggatgtgctgctgactaacctcatcagggggaaactgcttccctctgctcgcctctggataaccacacgacctgcagcagccaatcagatccctcctgagtatATTGATagggtgacagaggtcagagggttcactgatccacagaaggaggagtacttcaggaagaaaTTCAGTGACAAGAAACAAGCCAGCAGAACTATCtcccaaatcaagacatcaccaATCCTaaacatcatgtgccacattccggtcttctgctggatcactgctacagtttcTGAGGATGTGTTTAAAACCAGAGCAGGAGGAGatctgcccaagaccctgactgagatgtacatcctcttcctggtggttcagacCAAACGGAAGAACATGAAGTTTAATGGAGGAGCTGacacagatccacactggagtccagagagcaggaagatgattgagtctctgggaaaactggctttcgagcagctgcagaaaggaaacctgatcttctatgactcagacctgacagagtgcggcatcgatatcagagcagcccCCTTGacctcaggagtgttcacacagatctttaaagaggagaaagGACTGTACCAAGATAAGGTGTTCTGCTTTGTCcatctgagcgttcaggagtttctggctgctcttcatgtccatctgaccttcattaactctggagtcaatctgcTAGCTGAAGGACAAACAACATCCAATAATTCTCAaatgaagaaacacaaaggTGCAATGACACAGTTCTACCAGAGTGCTGTGGATAAAGCTTCAAAGAGCCAAAATGGACACttggacttgttcctccgcttccttGTGGGCCTTTCTCTGCAGACCAACCAGACTCTCCTGCAAGGCCTGCTGGTAACGACTGAAAGTAGTTCTCAGATAAATCAGGAAACAGTCGAGTACATCAAGATGAAGATCAGTGAAGATCTCTCTTCTGAGAagagcatcaatctgttccactgtctgaacgaactgaatgatcgttcactagtggaggagatccaacagtgcCTGAGATCAGAAAGACTTTCTGCCAATGAACTTTCACCTGCTCactggtcagctctggtcttcatcttacttTCATCTGAAAAAGACCTGGatgtgtttgacctgaagaaatactctgcctcagaggaggctcttctgaggctgctgccagTGGTCAAAGTCTCCAACAAAGCTCA GCTGAGTGGCTGCAACCTCTCAGAGAAAAGCTTTAAGGCTCTGTCTTTAGTTCTGAGCTGCCCGTCTTGTAGTCTGAGAGACCTGGACCTGAGTAACAACGACCTTCAGGATTCAGGAGTCAAGCTGCTTTCTGAAGCACTCAAGAGTCCACAATGCACTCTGGAAACTCTCAG GCTGTCAGGCTGTCTGATCACAGAAGTAGGCTCtgcttctctggcctcagctctgagcTTCAATCCTTACTATCTGAGAAAGCTGGACCTGAGCTTCAATCATCCAGGAGAGTCTGGAGTGAAGGTGCTTTCTGCTGGACTGGAGAAGCCAGAGTGGAGACTTAACACTCTTAG GTTGGAGCCTGGTGGAGTTCAGTGGTTGACACCaggtctgaggaagt ATTCCTGTGAACTCACTTTTGACACGAACACTGTAAACGGAAACATCGAACTAGCTGACGGAAACAGAAGGGGGACATATGTGATGGAGGATCAGTCTTATCCTGATCATCCCAATAGATTTGACAAGTGTCCTCAGTTGCTGTGTCAAACTGGCCTGACTGAacgttgttactgggaggtgGAGTGGAGTGGACTGGTGTATGTATCAGTGAGCTACAGAGGAAtcagcaggagaggagacagataTGACAGCAGGTTCGGGAGgaatgatcagtcctggagtctggaGTGCTCCGAAGACGGTTACTGTCTCTGGCACAATAACAAAGCCATATACattacctcctcctcctcctcctcctcctccctcctctctaacagagtagcagtgtatgtggactgtcctgctggcacTCTGTCCTTCTACGAAGTCTCATCTGATAAACTGATCAACCTCCACACGTCCAACACCACCTTCACTGAACCTCTGTATCCTGGGTTTGGGTTGGGTTTCTGGCCGAACAGATTTGGTTCTTCAGCatctctgtgttctctctaG
- the LOC109993239 gene encoding zinc finger protein 135, producing MEDSETELVVSESDALGADFITVELDTQPIEYVVKWAEVGSKFTISCVKKDSDDPSDLTAEHLKIETDEAFFAPYEEVYPCEVTEQSVEIKTDSDEDEEDTEEEQEVLVEAGSSRLDGELDSDQADFEPDERQYRCSYCGKCYSHASSLYRHQQTHTGKSTGPAPPTKRALEPTHQDSRYTCPHCGMSFKGSRMLGSHLRLHGKRRIHPCNICGKEFNHSSSLSRHRLIHKKGKGLPKDVSIGPNMASLRHSMKAGVRKTKRQHQRQQHVATAIIQSQGGDKFYACPQCDMSFRTSTQLSKHQVTHVKELLDNYTPGKENLGESSSDLKIRLKLCSRDKPNFYTLCKKNRRRRGGRASKRGPAISEGEERVVGGGGTGRHCCSQCGKRFSHASSLARHHQTHRVDGIGGGKLQQHHKQLQVKSGLPTAKTKTYTCAACNKTFMHSSSFSRHKKAHLEEEQRARAAAVKRRKRVVLDETAPLESDSE from the exons ATGGAGGACTCTGAAACAGAGCTGGTGGTTTCGGAGTCGGACGCCCTGGGTGCAGACTTCATCACTGTGGAGTTGGACACCCAGCCCATTGAGTACGTGGTGAAGTGGGCTGAGGTCGGCTCCAAGTTCACCATCTCCTGTGTGAAGAAGGACTCTGATGATCCATCAGACCTGACTGCTGAACATCTTAAGATTGAGACGGATGAAGCCTTCTTCGCTCCATATGAGGAGGTGTACCCCTGTGAGGTGACAGAGCAGAGTGTGGAGATAAAGACAGACtcagatgaagatgaggaggacaccgaagaggagcaggaggtgcTTGTGGAGGCGGGGAGCAGCCGGCTTGATGGCGAGTTGGACTCGGACCAGGCCGACTTTGAGCCGGATGAGCGACAGTACCGCTGCAGCTACTGTGGGAAGTGTTACAGTCACGCCTCAAGCCTGTACCGCCACCAGCAGACCCACACTGGGAAGAGCACTGGACCAGCGCCCCCGACCAAACGGGCACTAGAGCCGACACACCAGGATTCACGTTACACCTGTCCTCATTGTGGGATGAGCTTCAAAGGAAGCAG GATGTTGGGGAGTCACCTGCGACTGCATGGGAAGCGGCGGATCCACCCCTGCAACATCTGTGGAAAGGAGTTTAACCACAGCTCAAGCTTGTCACGCCACCGCCTCATCCACAAGAAAGGAAAAGGCCTCCCCAAGGATGTCTCCATTGGGCCCAACATGGCCTCACTGCGCCACTCTATGAAAGCTGGGGTCAGGAAGACCAAGAGGCAGCATCAGAGGCAGCAGCATGTGGCGACCGCCATCATCCAGAGTCAGGGAGGAGATAAGTTCTACGCTTGCCCCCAGTGTGACATGAGCTTCAGAACATCCACGCAGCTGTCCAAACACCAGGTGACCCACGTTAAGGAGCTGCTGGACAACTACACGCCTGGCAAGGAGAACCTCGGTGAGAGCTCTTCCGACCTCAAGATCCGCCTCAAGCTCTGCTCCCGCGACAAGCCCAACTTCTACACCCTCTGCAAGAAGAATCGTCGCCGTCGGGGGGGCAGGGCGAGCAAACGGGGCCCTGCTATTtctgagggggaggagagggttgTAGGAGGAGGTGGAACAGGTCGCCACTGCTGCAGCCAGTGCGGGAAGCGGTTCAGCCACGCCTCCAGCCTAGCGCGACATCATCAGACCCACAGGGTGGATGGCATTGGAGGGGggaagctgcagcagcaccaCAAACAGCTTCAAGTCAAGTCTGGGCTTCCCACTGCCAAGACTAAGACCTACACCTGTGCCGCCTGCAACAAGACCTTCATGCACTCATCCAGCTTCTCCCGCCACAAGAAGGCTCATCTGGAGGAAGAGCAGAGGGCTCGGGCTGCGGCTGTAAAGCGCCGGAAGAGAGTGGTCTTAGACGAGACTGCTCCGCTGGAGTCCGactctgagtga